The Thermodesulfovibrio sp. 3462-1 genome contains the following window.
GGACTTCTTCTTTAATTCCTTTTTCCTTTGCATCGAGGAACTCAAGGAAAATCTTGGGGAAGAGGCAATAACTGAGCACATCTTCATCAGAGCGAGCCTTGTCTTTTAACTCTGCTTTTGCCTTTTCAAACTCTGGCTCAAGAAGGTCTGCGGGTCTGCAGGTTATAAATTCTTCATCGCCAAGAATTTTCTTTCTCACTTCCTCATTTACTGGCACAGGAGGCTTGCCATAAAGTCCTTTGAAGTAATTTTTCGTTTCTGTTGTGACCATTTTATATCTCTCACCTGTAAGAACATTCAAAGTTGCCTGCGTTCCCACAATCTGGCTTGAAGGAGTAACCAGAGGAGGATATCCAAAGTCTTCTCTTACACGAGGAATCTCTTCAAGGACTTCTTTTATTCTGTGCAAGGCATTCTGCTCTCTGAGTTGATTTACAAGATTGCTGAGCATTCCTCCAGGAACCTGATAAACAATGACTTTTGGATCAGGACCTATGTATTCACTTTCAAAGTGTTTATATTTTTTCCGTGTTTCATAAAAATAGTCAGCAATCTCATCAAGAAGCTCCATATTGAATTTTGGGTCTCTTTCAGTCCCTTTAAGTATGTGACATATTGTCTCAAGAGGGGGTTGAGATGTTCCACCAGCCATTGTTGAGATTGCTGTATCAACAATATCCACTCCTGCTTCTATTGCTTTTATTGTTGTTGCCACTGCCATTCCTGCTGTATCATGGGTATGAAGATGTATTGGTAGATTTATCTGTTCCTTTAGTTTTTTTACAAGTTCATAAGCAGTATAAGGATCAAGAAGCCCTGCCATGTCTTTTATGCAGATGATATGAGCTCCCATGTCTCTTAAATTTTTGGCAATTTCAACAAAGTAATCAATTGTATAAATTGGTCCGATAGTATAGCAAAAGGCTGCCTCAACAGTACCTCCATATTTTAATGTTGCTTCTATAGCCTTTTCCATGTTTCTTAAGTCATTTAAAGCATCAAAAATCCTGAAAATATCTATGCCATTTGCACAGGCTCTCTCAACAAATTTTTCAAGAACATCATCAGGATAGTGTCTATATCCAACAATATTCTGTCCTCTAAGAAGCATCTGAAGTTTTGTGTTTTTAACAAGCGCTCTTATTGTTCTCAGTCTTTCCCAGGGATCTTCTCTCAGAAATCTCAAACAGCTGTCAAAGGTTGCACCTCCCCATACTTCAAGAGAGTGAAACCCGACTCTGTCCATCTTCTCAGCAATAGGCACTATATCCTCAAGCTTCATTCTTGTGGCATGAAGACTTTGATGGGCATCCCTCAATGTAGTATCCATTATTTTAACAGGTGATGATTTTGACATCTCTACACCTCTTAATTTTATTTAAACTCTGCTATGAGCAATAATGGCAGCAGACAGTATCACTGCCATATCAAAAGGATCTTTTTCTTCAATGTAAAGCAGGCTCGGAAGCTTTTCTTCTATATATCTTGTGCTGAAGTTGCCTTTAAAGAAATCCTCATCTTCCATGATCTTTATGTAAAGAGGAATTGTTGTTTTAACCCCTCTTATAATGTATTCACTCAAAGCGCGATGCATTCTTCTGACTGTCTCTTCCCATGTTCTTCCTCTGGCAACAAGCTTTGCCAGAAGAGAGTCATAATATGGTGAAACATTATACCCCTCAGTTACATGTCCATCAATTCTAATTCCGAAGCCACCAGGAGAGTAATAGGCAGTAACAGTACCTGTAGAAGGAAGAAAATCGTTCAGAGGGTCTTCAGCATTTATTCTGCACTGAATGGCATATCCATTAAGAGTTACTTCATATTGCTTTATTTCAAGGGGCTCACCACAGGCAATTTTTATCATATTTTGCACGAGATCAATTCCTGTGATTTCCTCTGTAATTGTATGTTCCACCTGAATTCTCGTGTTCATCTCAAGAAAATAGTAGTTGAGATTTTCATCAACAAGAAACTCAACTGTGCCCACGTTATCGTAACCAACCTCATAGGCAAGTCTTTTTGCTGCTTCTCCCATCTGGCATCTTACTTTTTCTGTAAGTAAGAGAGATGGTGCAATCTCAATCAGTTTTTGATGTCTTCTCTGAATTGAACAATCCCTTTCTCCAAGATGAATAATTTTTCCGTATTTGTCAGCCACTATCTGTATTTCAATGTGATGGGGTCTTTCAAGATATTTTTCAATAAAAACTCTCTCATCACCAAAGGCTTTTTTTGCCTCTGACATAGCAATTGGTATCTGTCTCTTCAAGGATTCTTCATCATAACAGATTCTCAATCCTCTTCCACCACCTCCTGCAACAGCTTTAACCATTACTGGATAACCGATTTCTCTGGCTGCACTCAATGCTTCATCTATACTCTGCAGAGGAGGTGTGCCTGGCAACAGAGGGATACCAAGCTTTTGAGCAATTTTACGAGCTTCGTCTTTAAGCCCCATTTTTCTTATTGCCTGAGGATTTGGACCAATAAAGGTTATTCCAGCCTGTGCACAGGCTTCTGCAAACTGAGGATTTTCAGCAAGAAAACCATATCCTGGATGAATTGCATCCGCACCCACATTTTTTGCAAGCTCCACTATTCCGTAAATATTGAGGTAACCTCTTAAAGGGCCTGGAGTGACAAGATAGGCTTCATCGGCTTTTTTAACATATCTTGCTGTTGCATCGGGCTCACAGTATATGGCAACAGTGCGAATTCCCAGTTCTTTACAGGCACGGATTATTCTTAATGCAATCTCTCCTCTGTTTGCAATTAAAACTTTTTTAAACATAGCTTGCCTTTCAAAGGTAAATATAAAAATTTTAAATGAAAACTTAAAATAAATCAATTAGCAGTGATATAATAAGTTTATGTTTGCTGAAATTAAAAGAAAAATCAGGAATGCAGAGAGAATTAATAAAGATGAAGCATTAGAGCTTTTTAATACAGATGAAATTCATGAGCTTGGTGAACTTGCAGATGAGGTATCAAGAAGTTTTAATTCAAATAGGGTTTATTTTATCGTAAACCGACATATTAATCCTACCAACATATGCGTCAATCGTTGCAAATTCTGTGCTTTTTCCCGTTCAAAGGGAGAGGAAGGTGCCTATGAATTAAGCATTGATGATATAATCGCTCAGATTAAAGAAGCTCATAATACTATTGGTTATATAAGCGAAGTTCATATTGTATCAGGACTTCATCCTGAATGGCAGTTTGAATACTATCTTGAAATGATTTCAAAAATAAAAAGAGAGTTTCCTTCAATTGGAATTAAGGCATTTACAGCTGTTGAAATTGATTACTTTGCAAAAAAATCTGGTTTGACTATAGAGCAGACACTCATGAAACTGAAGGAAGCAGGACTTGATATAATGCCCGGAGGTGGAGCAGAAATTTTCAATCCTGAGGTAAGAAATAGAATATGTCCAGAAAAAATTTCTGGTAAAAGATGGCTTGAAATAATCAGAACTGCTCACAGGCTGGGGATAAAAACAAATGCTACGATGCTTTATGGTCATGTGGAAACATTTGAGGATAGGGTTGACCATTTGATGAAATTGAGAGAACTTCAGGATGAAACAGGAGGTTTTCTTGCTTTCATTCCTTTAAGTTATCAGCCTGAAAATACGGATATTAAAGTTCCCTATCCAAGTGGAATAGATGATTTAAAGACAATTGCTGTCTCAAGGATTGTGCTTGACAACATTCCACACATAAAGGCTTACTGGATAATGCTTGGAGAAAAGCTTGCACAACTTGCCCTGCTTTATGGTGCTGATTGTCTTGAAGGAACAGTAATTGAAGAAAAAATTGCCCATTCAGCCGGTGCCCGCTCAAAAAAGGGAAATACCATTGAGGAACTTATTCATCTGATAAGGGAGGCAGGCAAAATTCCTGTGGAAAGAGACAGTTTCTATAATGTGGTAAGATTATGGTAAGAATTGACAAAAAACAAGCTCTTGAGATGCTTAAAGAAGCCTCTATCTATGAGCTGGGCAGAATTGCTGATAGCATAAGAAAAAAGCTTCATCCAGAAGGCATTGTTACCTTTGTTGTTGACAGAAATATAAATTATACCAACATCTGTATTAACCGTTGTAAATTTTGCGCTTTCTGGAGACCAGCAGGACATCCAGAAGCATATATTCTTACAAAAGAAGAGCTTGCACAGAAAATTCAGGAAACCGTTGAAAAAGGCGGTACCCAGATACTTCTTCAGGGTGGAGTGCATCCCGAGCTCGGATTAGATTTTTACATTGATATGCTTAAATTTATAAAGAGTAATTTCAAGATTCATGTGCATGGATTTTCTCCTCCAGAGATTTCCTTTCTTGCAAAAAAACAGGGCATGTCAGTAAAAGAAGTGCTTGAAATACTGAAAGAATCAGGGCTTGATTCAATTCCTGGTGGTGGCGCAGAGATTTTAAGTGACAGGGTGAGACAGCTTCAGTCACCAAATAAAATAACAGCAGCAGAATGGTTGAATGTGATGAAAGAAGCTCACATGGTCGGGATAAAGAGCTCGGCAACAATGATGTTTGGAAGCATTGAAAAAGAGGAGGATATAATTGAGCATTTAGATGCATTAAGACAACTTCAGGATGAAACAGGTGGATTTACTGCCTTCATTCCATGGAGTTTTCAGCCTTCCAATACAGAGCTCAAAAGAGAATTTCCTGAGCTTCATGCAGCAGGCTCTGTAAAGTATCTTAAAGTTCTCGCATTAAGCAGGATTTATCTTGACAATTTCCATAATATTCAGGTCTCCTGGGTTACCCAGGGTATAAAAATTGCTCAGGCAGGACTCAGGTTTGGTGCTAATGATTTTGGTTCAACCATGCTTGAGGAAAATGTTGTAAGGGCAGCAGGAGTTTGCTATCGTGTTAGCATGGATGAGATAATACAAGCTATAAAAAGCGCAGGATTTAGACCAGCCCAGAGGGATACATATTATAGAATTCTGAGATTTTTTGATGACAATTAAGTGGAATTAAAGGGAGGCAAAATGAATGAAATTTACGATGTAATTATAATTGGTGGAGGACCTGCTGGACTCACAGCAGGGATATATGCAGCAAGGGCAAACCTTAAAACGCTAATTCTTGATAAATCTAAAACAGCAGGAGCTTTAGCCTATGCTTCTCTGATTGAAAACTATCCTGGACTTGAAAAACCACTGCCAGGCAAAGAACTTCTTGAAAGAATCAGAATGCAGGCGCTATCCTTTGGAGTTGAATACAAAGAGGAACAGGTTGTGGGAGTGGATTTAACATCAGAAATAAAGGAAGTTGTGACAATGAATGGTAGCTATAAGGGAAAAACTGTTATAATCGCAACAGGCTCCATGGGAAGAAAACCAACAATTAAGGGTGAAGGTGAGCTTCTTGGTAGAGGTGTGAGTTACTGTGCAGTATGCGATGCTCCTTTTTTCAGAGGAAAGACTGTAGCAGTGCTTGGTGACAGTGAAGAAGCCACGAAAGAGGCAATGTATTTAACAGAATTTGCTGATAAAGTCTATTTAATAACACCATCTTCAAAGTTAAAGGTGGAGCCAGAGCATCCAGTTTATCAGGCTGCAAAAATTGAGATACTCACATCCCATTCAGTAAAGGAAATCACAGGCACAGATTTTGTTACAGGAATTTTATTGAAGGATCAGGTGGGGAATGAAAAAACTCTTGAAGTTACAGGAGTTTTTGTCTATCTTCAGGGATCACAACCTGTGGTGGATTTTCTTGGAGAGGCTTTAAAGCTTGATGAAAAGAGTTTTATAGTGGTGGATGAGTTCATGCAAACAAATATCCAGGGCGTTTTTGCAGCAGGTGATGTGGCAAGCCCTCATGCAAGACAGGTTGTTATAGCCTGTGCTCAGGGAGCTATTGCAGCACTTTCTGCTGAAAAATATATAAGAGGAAGAAGCCGAATAAAATCTGATTGGCACGGGTGAAAATATGAATGGAAATGGCAATAATTTTAGCAACTGGGAAGGTGAAGCCTTTGAAGAGATGCTTTTTGACTACCTTGACAATGGATATCTTGAAAACATCATAACCTTTTTTGAGCACGAACCTGAGCAGATTAAGTTAATACCGAAGATGCTTGCTGATGAGAGATTAAGAGTTAAGGTTGGAGCCTTTGCAATAATTGAGGAGTTGAAGGTAAAAAATCCTGTAGCACTACAAGAAATTGTTCCAGACATTATTAAGCTTTTGAATTCAAAGGAAAAAAATGTTCGCGGTGATGCTGCCTATGCTCTTGAGATAATTGGTAATAAAGAAGCCAGACCAGCATTAATTGAAGCTTTAACAAAGGAAGAGGATCCTCAAGTAAAAGAATTCATTGAAGATGCCTTAAAAAGCATCCAATGAGTTACAGAGTTATTGATGTTCGGGGAGATGTAGGGTTAAGAGCAGAGGGAAAAACAATTGAAGAATGCTTTGTAAATGCAGGCTTGGGGCTTTATAGTCTTATCACTGACATAAACCTTGTGAGACCAGAAGAAAAAAAAGAGATTACCCTGTCTGAACAAACTTTTGAAGATATGCTTGTAAGCTTTCTCAATGAGCTTATTTTTCAGTTTGATGCTTATGGATTTATTGGCAGGACAATAAAAGTAGATATTAAAGAAAACACTCTCAGAGCAGAAGTTTATGGAGAAACCTTTAATCCAGAAAAACATGAAAGAAAGCTTCTTGTAAAGGCAGCTACATACCATAATCTTGTTCTTAAAAAAGAAAACAGCCATTGGACTGCAGAGATAATTTTTGACATTTAAAGATATTAAAGAGGTGCCCTATGCCAAAAATTGAAGGGACAGAAAGAATAGATCAATACAGAATCAGAGTGCCAAAAGGATTTGTGCAAGGAATGAGAACCGAAGGAATCATCTTCGTAGATGAAATCCTTGAACAGGAGCTTGAGCTTGACTCAGTCCGTCAAGTTGCAAATGTGGCAACACTGCCAGGAATTGTGGGTAAATCTCTTGCCATGCCTGATATTCACACAGGCTATGGTTTCCCTATTGGAGGAGTTGCAGCCTTTGATACAGAAGAAGGAATAATTTCACCAGGAGGTGTCGGCTACGACATCAACTGTGGTGTTAGACTCCTTAAAAGTAATCTAACACGGGATGAAATAGAACCCAGGATAAAAGAGCTTGTTGATTTGCTTTACATCCATATTCCCTCTGGAGTTGGTTCAACTGGAAAAATAAAGCTTAACTATGAAGAACTTAAAAAGGTTGCTCGTAAAGGTGCAATATGGGCAGTTGAGCAAGGTTATGGTGAGCCTGATGACCTTCAAAGAATTGAATCGCACGGATGTCTTGAAGGAGCAGACCCTGAAGTTATAAGTAAAAAAGCCTATGAGCGTGGTAAAGATCAATTAGGAACTCTTGGTTCAGGAAATCACTTTCTTGAAGTTCAGTATGTGGCAGAAATTTATGAACCAGAGATTGCCGAGGCTATGGGATTGTTTAAAAATCAAGTTACTGTGATGATACATACTGGTTCTCGTGGTTTTGGGCATCAGATATGCGATGACTATGTAAGGGAGATGATACAGGCAACAAAGAAATATGGGATAGAGCTTCCTGATAAAGAGCTTGCCTGTGCTCCTTTTCTCAGCAAAGAAGGACAGAGATATTTTGCAGCAATGAAGGCAGCAGCCAATTATGCATGGGCAAACAGGCAGTGTTTAATGCACTGGACAAGAGAGGTTTTTCTTAGAGTTTTTAAACTTTCACCAAAAGAGCTTGCAATGAGTGTTGTCTATGATGTTGCTCACAATATTGCAAAAGAAGAGATTCATATGGTAAATGGAAAAAAAATGCGAGTTGTTGTTCACAGAAAAGGTGCAACCCGTGCATTTCCAAAAGGGCATCCTGAACTTCCTCAGTGCTATACTCATATTGGACAGCCTGTAATTATTCCTGGAGATATGGGAAGAGTTTCCTTTGTTCTAATAGGGCAAGACAAAGCAATGCAAGAGACCTTTGGTTCAACATGTCATGGAGCTGGGAGACTTCTGAGTAGAACCCAAGCAATAAAAAAGGCAAAAGGAAGGTCGATTAAGCAGGAGCTTGCTAACAGAGGTATAATAGTTAAGTCTGCTGGAAAAGAAACTCTGGCAGAGGAGATGCCAGAAGCTTATAAAGATGTATCAAATGTTGTTGATGTTGTTCACAATGCAGGATTGGCTCACAAAGTTGTAAAATTAAAACCAATGGGAGTGAT
Protein-coding sequences here:
- a CDS encoding HEAT repeat domain-containing protein, translating into MNGNGNNFSNWEGEAFEEMLFDYLDNGYLENIITFFEHEPEQIKLIPKMLADERLRVKVGAFAIIEELKVKNPVALQEIVPDIIKLLNSKEKNVRGDAAYALEIIGNKEARPALIEALTKEEDPQVKEFIEDALKSIQ
- a CDS encoding acetyl-CoA carboxylase biotin carboxylase subunit, with product MFKKVLIANRGEIALRIIRACKELGIRTVAIYCEPDATARYVKKADEAYLVTPGPLRGYLNIYGIVELAKNVGADAIHPGYGFLAENPQFAEACAQAGITFIGPNPQAIRKMGLKDEARKIAQKLGIPLLPGTPPLQSIDEALSAAREIGYPVMVKAVAGGGGRGLRICYDEESLKRQIPIAMSEAKKAFGDERVFIEKYLERPHHIEIQIVADKYGKIIHLGERDCSIQRRHQKLIEIAPSLLLTEKVRCQMGEAAKRLAYEVGYDNVGTVEFLVDENLNYYFLEMNTRIQVEHTITEEITGIDLVQNMIKIACGEPLEIKQYEVTLNGYAIQCRINAEDPLNDFLPSTGTVTAYYSPGGFGIRIDGHVTEGYNVSPYYDSLLAKLVARGRTWEETVRRMHRALSEYIIRGVKTTIPLYIKIMEDEDFFKGNFSTRYIEEKLPSLLYIEEKDPFDMAVILSAAIIAHSRV
- a CDS encoding RtcB family protein, giving the protein MPKIEGTERIDQYRIRVPKGFVQGMRTEGIIFVDEILEQELELDSVRQVANVATLPGIVGKSLAMPDIHTGYGFPIGGVAAFDTEEGIISPGGVGYDINCGVRLLKSNLTRDEIEPRIKELVDLLYIHIPSGVGSTGKIKLNYEELKKVARKGAIWAVEQGYGEPDDLQRIESHGCLEGADPEVISKKAYERGKDQLGTLGSGNHFLEVQYVAEIYEPEIAEAMGLFKNQVTVMIHTGSRGFGHQICDDYVREMIQATKKYGIELPDKELACAPFLSKEGQRYFAAMKAAANYAWANRQCLMHWTREVFLRVFKLSPKELAMSVVYDVAHNIAKEEIHMVNGKKMRVVVHRKGATRAFPKGHPELPQCYTHIGQPVIIPGDMGRVSFVLIGQDKAMQETFGSTCHGAGRLLSRTQAIKKAKGRSIKQELANRGIIVKSAGKETLAEEMPEAYKDVSNVVDVVHNAGLAHKVVKLKPMGVIKG
- a CDS encoding archease, translated to MSYRVIDVRGDVGLRAEGKTIEECFVNAGLGLYSLITDINLVRPEEKKEITLSEQTFEDMLVSFLNELIFQFDAYGFIGRTIKVDIKENTLRAEVYGETFNPEKHERKLLVKAATYHNLVLKKENSHWTAEIIFDI
- the mqnE gene encoding aminofutalosine synthase MqnE gives rise to the protein MFAEIKRKIRNAERINKDEALELFNTDEIHELGELADEVSRSFNSNRVYFIVNRHINPTNICVNRCKFCAFSRSKGEEGAYELSIDDIIAQIKEAHNTIGYISEVHIVSGLHPEWQFEYYLEMISKIKREFPSIGIKAFTAVEIDYFAKKSGLTIEQTLMKLKEAGLDIMPGGGAEIFNPEVRNRICPEKISGKRWLEIIRTAHRLGIKTNATMLYGHVETFEDRVDHLMKLRELQDETGGFLAFIPLSYQPENTDIKVPYPSGIDDLKTIAVSRIVLDNIPHIKAYWIMLGEKLAQLALLYGADCLEGTVIEEKIAHSAGARSKKGNTIEELIHLIREAGKIPVERDSFYNVVRLW
- the mqnC gene encoding cyclic dehypoxanthinyl futalosine synthase; the encoded protein is MVRIDKKQALEMLKEASIYELGRIADSIRKKLHPEGIVTFVVDRNINYTNICINRCKFCAFWRPAGHPEAYILTKEELAQKIQETVEKGGTQILLQGGVHPELGLDFYIDMLKFIKSNFKIHVHGFSPPEISFLAKKQGMSVKEVLEILKESGLDSIPGGGAEILSDRVRQLQSPNKITAAEWLNVMKEAHMVGIKSSATMMFGSIEKEEDIIEHLDALRQLQDETGGFTAFIPWSFQPSNTELKREFPELHAAGSVKYLKVLALSRIYLDNFHNIQVSWVTQGIKIAQAGLRFGANDFGSTMLEENVVRAAGVCYRVSMDEIIQAIKSAGFRPAQRDTYYRILRFFDDN
- the oadA gene encoding sodium-extruding oxaloacetate decarboxylase subunit alpha — protein: MSKSSPVKIMDTTLRDAHQSLHATRMKLEDIVPIAEKMDRVGFHSLEVWGGATFDSCLRFLREDPWERLRTIRALVKNTKLQMLLRGQNIVGYRHYPDDVLEKFVERACANGIDIFRIFDALNDLRNMEKAIEATLKYGGTVEAAFCYTIGPIYTIDYFVEIAKNLRDMGAHIICIKDMAGLLDPYTAYELVKKLKEQINLPIHLHTHDTAGMAVATTIKAIEAGVDIVDTAISTMAGGTSQPPLETICHILKGTERDPKFNMELLDEIADYFYETRKKYKHFESEYIGPDPKVIVYQVPGGMLSNLVNQLREQNALHRIKEVLEEIPRVREDFGYPPLVTPSSQIVGTQATLNVLTGERYKMVTTETKNYFKGLYGKPPVPVNEEVRKKILGDEEFITCRPADLLEPEFEKAKAELKDKARSDEDVLSYCLFPKIFLEFLDAKEKGIKEEVPAPRKEEAKPAPSLAPTEFIINLYGESYHVKVGGKGHKVDGKRPYFLYINNQLVEVIVEPLQEIVPSEEGKVEIRPKESVRPRPSEPGDIASPMPGTVVKIKVKKGDKVSAGDTIVIVEAMKMENEIHSPIDGIVEEIYIKEGDMVNPDEVMIRIR
- a CDS encoding FAD-dependent oxidoreductase; protein product: MNEIYDVIIIGGGPAGLTAGIYAARANLKTLILDKSKTAGALAYASLIENYPGLEKPLPGKELLERIRMQALSFGVEYKEEQVVGVDLTSEIKEVVTMNGSYKGKTVIIATGSMGRKPTIKGEGELLGRGVSYCAVCDAPFFRGKTVAVLGDSEEATKEAMYLTEFADKVYLITPSSKLKVEPEHPVYQAAKIEILTSHSVKEITGTDFVTGILLKDQVGNEKTLEVTGVFVYLQGSQPVVDFLGEALKLDEKSFIVVDEFMQTNIQGVFAAGDVASPHARQVVIACAQGAIAALSAEKYIRGRSRIKSDWHG